The following are from one region of the Candidatus Poribacteria bacterium genome:
- the hemB gene encoding porphobilinogen synthase: MSTFPIYRPRRLRANENLRRLVRETALSANDLIYPMFVVHGHNTATEISAMPGCYQYSVDTLIIAAKELAALGIPGTILFGIPEAKDPLGSEAYADDGIIQQAVRAIKDAVPDLLVMTDVCLCEYTDHGHCGLIEAGEVQNDPTVEVLVRESLSHARAGADVIAPSDMMDGRVGAIREALDENGYENIPIMAYSAKYASAFYGPFREAAESTPQFGDRRAYQMDPANAEEALREVALDIQEGADILMVKPALSYLDVIHRVKTEFQVPVAAYNVSGEYAMIKAAAQNGWIDEERVALEVLNSIKRAGADMILTYFAKSVVEWL; encoded by the coding sequence ATGAGTACTTTTCCTATCTATCGTCCGAGGCGACTTCGCGCAAATGAGAACCTGCGCCGATTGGTTCGCGAGACTGCGCTCTCCGCCAACGACCTTATCTACCCGATGTTTGTCGTCCACGGACATAACACCGCGACCGAAATTTCCGCCATGCCCGGGTGCTACCAATACTCGGTTGACACCCTGATCATCGCCGCGAAAGAGCTCGCCGCGCTCGGAATCCCTGGGACAATCCTGTTCGGCATCCCGGAGGCAAAAGACCCGCTCGGCTCTGAGGCATACGCCGACGATGGGATCATCCAACAAGCCGTCCGAGCCATCAAAGACGCTGTGCCGGATCTGCTTGTCATGACAGATGTATGTCTCTGTGAATACACCGATCACGGACACTGCGGTCTCATCGAAGCTGGGGAAGTGCAGAACGATCCGACTGTGGAAGTCCTCGTTAGGGAGAGCCTGTCGCATGCCCGCGCCGGTGCGGATGTCATCGCACCGTCAGATATGATGGACGGTCGTGTCGGGGCGATTCGTGAGGCGTTAGACGAAAACGGTTATGAAAACATCCCGATTATGGCATATTCTGCCAAATACGCCTCTGCCTTCTACGGTCCGTTTCGGGAAGCGGCGGAATCGACCCCCCAATTCGGAGATCGGCGCGCCTATCAGATGGATCCAGCAAATGCGGAAGAGGCGTTGCGCGAGGTTGCCTTGGACATCCAAGAAGGTGCGGACATCCTCATGGTGAAACCCGCTCTCTCCTACCTCGACGTTATCCATCGGGTCAAAACAGAATTTCAGGTCCCTGTTGCGGCTTACAACGTCAGCGGTGAATACGCCATGATTAAAGCCGCGGCACAAAACGGTTGGATTGACGAAGAGCGGGTCGCTTTGGAGGTCCTCAACAGTATAAAGCGCGCAGGGGCGGATATGATTTTAACCTACTTTGCAAAATCGGTTGTCGAGTGGCTATAA